A part of Candidatus Palauibacter australiensis genomic DNA contains:
- a CDS encoding NUDIX domain-containing protein gives MSAAIPRPAATVVVATQARSGVEFLLLQRPGAARFGAGAWAFPGGAIDADDARATWADRLPGVGEASACVAALRELFEETGIMPAPLRGIGLDDLGEARRALLAEGARFSQVAERLELDFSSTRIVYFARWITPRGAALRFDTRFFLLSLEERPGRVRLTPEHEAAMWTTPAAALRRFSAGRLPMMFPTARTIERLAGYPSLEEAMKALSDVHVEPALVRLSVGEEGVTPLAPGDPGYDDVQ, from the coding sequence TTGAGCGCCGCGATTCCGCGGCCGGCCGCGACCGTCGTCGTCGCGACGCAGGCGCGCTCCGGGGTGGAGTTCCTCCTGCTTCAGCGGCCTGGCGCCGCCAGGTTTGGAGCGGGGGCGTGGGCCTTTCCGGGCGGCGCGATCGACGCGGACGACGCTCGCGCGACGTGGGCGGACCGCCTCCCCGGTGTCGGCGAAGCCTCGGCGTGCGTGGCGGCGTTGCGGGAACTGTTCGAGGAAACGGGGATCATGCCGGCGCCGCTGCGCGGCATCGGATTGGACGACCTGGGCGAGGCCCGCCGGGCGCTGCTCGCGGAAGGCGCCCGATTCTCGCAGGTGGCGGAGCGTCTCGAGCTCGACTTTTCGTCCACGCGCATCGTGTACTTCGCCCGCTGGATCACGCCGCGCGGTGCGGCGCTGCGGTTCGACACCCGTTTCTTCCTCCTCTCGCTGGAGGAGCGACCGGGTCGCGTGCGTCTCACGCCGGAACACGAGGCGGCCATGTGGACGACGCCCGCCGCGGCCCTGCGGCGCTTCTCCGCTGGCCGGCTGCCCATGATGTTCCCGACGGCAAGGACGATCGAGCGCCTCGCCGGCTACCCGTCGCTCGAGGAGGCCATGAAGGCGCTCAGCGACGTGCATGTGGAGCCCGCGCTCGTCAGACTCAGCGTCGGTGAGGAGGGGGTGACGCCGCTCGCTCCCGGGGACCCCGGCTACGACGACGTCCAGTGA
- a CDS encoding MBL fold metallo-hydrolase, which produces MTSGVASRNHVARHGPSITAVRADNPGPLTLTGTQTYVIGSGPLIVLDPGPQDEAHLGRVDDVIAGRPVAAVCLTHAHADHAASAADAAARWGELRASSATLDLVELPGRAVADDEALELGGGFRLRAIATPGHSADHFCYLLEPSRALFTGDLVLGEGSTMIAHPDGSVEAYLASLARLTSFRPERLLPGHGPPVDDALARLEECRTHRLRRVASVRRALEAGARTPARIRAAVYGDLPASHHAAAHLTIRAYLAFLGEMSSSISRRR; this is translated from the coding sequence GTGACCTCCGGTGTCGCGTCCCGGAACCACGTCGCCCGTCACGGACCGAGCATCACGGCGGTTCGCGCCGACAACCCGGGCCCCCTCACTCTGACCGGTACGCAGACGTACGTGATCGGAAGCGGGCCGCTGATCGTTCTGGACCCCGGGCCGCAGGACGAAGCGCACCTCGGCCGCGTCGATGACGTGATCGCGGGAAGACCCGTGGCGGCGGTCTGTCTGACGCACGCACACGCGGACCACGCGGCGTCCGCGGCGGACGCCGCCGCCCGCTGGGGCGAACTCCGCGCCTCCTCCGCCACCCTCGACCTCGTGGAGTTGCCGGGCCGAGCGGTGGCGGATGACGAGGCTCTGGAGCTCGGAGGGGGGTTCCGCCTGAGGGCGATCGCGACGCCCGGTCATTCCGCGGACCACTTTTGCTACCTGCTCGAGCCCTCGCGCGCCCTCTTCACGGGGGACCTCGTACTCGGAGAAGGGAGTACCATGATCGCCCACCCGGACGGGTCCGTGGAGGCCTACCTCGCGAGTCTCGCGCGCCTCACGTCCTTCCGTCCCGAGCGCCTGCTCCCGGGACACGGTCCACCCGTCGACGACGCGCTCGCGCGCCTCGAAGAATGCCGCACGCACCGGCTGCGGCGGGTGGCGTCCGTTCGACGGGCGCTGGAGGCCGGCGCCCGGACCCCGGCGCGGATCCGGGCCGCGGTCTACGGGGATCTTCCCGCCTCGCACCACGCGGCGGCGCATCTTACGATCCGCGCCTACCTCGCCTTTCTCGGGGAGATGTCCTCATCGATCAGCCGCCGGAGATAG
- a CDS encoding A/G-specific adenine glycosylase, with product MAASLLEWFDARRRDDVAWRGERDPYAILVAEVMAQQTRVETAAPYHRRFMDRFPDVQTLAEAEEDEVLGLWEGLGYYARARNLRRAAQRVVSEYGGRIPRAISELLTLPGVGPYTAGAVASVAFGLPEPAVDGNARRVLSRLGDLETASPAELDRAARTLLGEASERPGDVNQALMDVGSAVCTPRRPRCGACPLSSRCLALRRGTIGQRPPRKRGVRSPERVEAAAVVRRDGRVLVLRRPSDGLLGGLWDFPSVALSPPTPPAAALARALRERFGLDCRVGEEIRELRHTFSHFRLRLAVHRARWRSGDVARRRPHRWVGPAEFGDLAFPAYLRRLIDEDISPRKAR from the coding sequence GTGGCGGCATCGCTGCTGGAGTGGTTCGACGCGCGGCGGCGGGACGACGTCGCGTGGCGCGGAGAGCGCGACCCCTATGCGATCCTCGTGGCCGAGGTCATGGCCCAGCAGACCCGCGTGGAGACGGCGGCGCCGTACCATCGGCGGTTCATGGATCGCTTTCCCGACGTGCAGACGCTCGCGGAAGCGGAAGAGGACGAGGTCCTCGGCCTCTGGGAGGGATTGGGTTACTACGCGCGCGCCCGCAACCTGCGGCGGGCGGCGCAGCGCGTGGTATCGGAGTACGGCGGACGGATCCCGCGGGCCATCTCGGAGCTGCTGACGCTTCCGGGAGTGGGCCCGTACACGGCCGGCGCCGTAGCCAGCGTCGCGTTCGGGCTGCCGGAACCCGCGGTCGATGGGAACGCACGTCGCGTCTTGTCGCGCCTGGGCGATCTCGAGACGGCCTCCCCCGCCGAGCTTGACCGGGCCGCGCGGACCCTCCTCGGCGAGGCCTCGGAGCGGCCCGGCGATGTGAACCAGGCGCTGATGGACGTTGGGAGCGCGGTCTGTACGCCGCGCCGCCCGCGGTGCGGAGCGTGCCCGCTATCGAGTCGATGTCTGGCGCTGCGACGGGGCACGATCGGGCAGCGGCCCCCGAGGAAGCGGGGCGTTCGATCGCCCGAGCGGGTCGAGGCGGCAGCCGTGGTCCGCCGCGACGGGCGGGTACTCGTGCTGCGGCGACCGTCGGACGGGCTCCTCGGCGGTCTGTGGGACTTCCCTTCCGTCGCGCTGTCGCCTCCGACCCCTCCCGCCGCGGCGCTCGCGAGAGCCCTCCGGGAGCGGTTCGGTCTCGACTGTCGCGTGGGCGAGGAGATTCGCGAGCTGCGGCATACGTTCAGCCACTTCCGCCTGCGGCTCGCGGTGCACCGGGCCCGGTGGCGATCCGGTGACGTCGCGCGGCGGCGGCCGCACCGCTGGGTGGGCCCCGCGGAATTCGGCGATCTCGCGTTTCCCGCCTATCTCCGGCGGCTGATCGATGAGGACATCTCCCCGAGAAAGGCGAGGTAG
- the dapF gene encoding diaminopimelate epimerase, whose product MSLFSKYTGAGNDFVIVRGEELGLRDAGALAATLCPRATGVGVDGLITVRSLSEEVVRLRFFNRDGSEFSTCGNGSRCAARYAVDRGLVPPDHILATDDGEILARVREDGVALEYALDARVEREMRVPVGRGPQGERDAWLVRMGTAHLVVPVASVDVEDFDDLCRPLRWREDVGPGGANVHLVARDGGTTVIRTFERGVEGETLACGSGCMAVAFALRAAGEAGDRVEFLVRSGAALTVEFLEAGRIRLSGPAVFIFDGVFPEATP is encoded by the coding sequence ATGTCGTTATTCAGCAAATACACCGGAGCCGGCAACGACTTCGTTATCGTGCGCGGCGAAGAACTGGGGCTCCGGGATGCGGGGGCCCTGGCCGCCACGCTGTGCCCCCGCGCGACGGGCGTCGGCGTGGATGGGTTGATCACGGTCCGCAGCCTGAGCGAAGAGGTCGTCCGCCTCCGGTTCTTCAATCGCGACGGCTCCGAGTTTTCAACCTGCGGGAACGGGTCGCGTTGCGCGGCGCGCTACGCGGTGGACCGGGGGCTCGTGCCCCCCGACCACATCCTCGCGACGGACGACGGTGAGATCCTGGCGCGGGTGCGGGAAGACGGAGTGGCGCTGGAGTACGCGCTCGACGCCCGCGTGGAACGCGAAATGCGCGTGCCCGTCGGACGCGGGCCGCAGGGGGAACGGGACGCCTGGCTGGTGCGGATGGGGACGGCGCACCTCGTGGTCCCCGTCGCGTCCGTGGATGTGGAGGACTTCGACGATCTCTGCCGACCGCTGCGGTGGCGGGAGGATGTCGGCCCGGGAGGAGCGAACGTGCACCTTGTTGCCCGCGACGGAGGGACGACGGTCATCCGCACCTTCGAACGGGGCGTGGAAGGAGAGACGCTCGCCTGCGGCAGCGGCTGCATGGCGGTGGCGTTCGCACTCCGGGCCGCGGGCGAGGCCGGGGACCGGGTCGAGTTCCTCGTCCGCTCCGGGGCCGCGTTGACGGTGGAGTTCCTCGAGGCGGGACGGATCCGCCTCAGCGGGCCGGCGGTGTTCATCTTCGATGGCGTCTTCCCCGAAGCCACGCCCTGA
- a CDS encoding DUF1707 domain-containing protein — protein sequence MTDSQERALSPEERQATVDRLCAHFARDAMNTTELERRLDIAYAARTRAELAALERDLPALRSETRPAVPEPSPAASVPVDPARPVQEHDLIVSIWGATERKGSWVPPRQLTAVTVMGGTDLDFRQAAFATETVSVRLLALMGGVDIVVPPGVRVEWGGIALMGGVTMPEPVTPPARDAPVIRLSGLVCMGGVDVVERHPGESARDARKRIRKDRKARRRLASGD from the coding sequence ATGACGGACAGCCAAGAGAGGGCGTTGTCGCCGGAGGAGCGGCAGGCGACGGTGGACCGTCTCTGCGCACACTTCGCGCGCGACGCCATGAATACGACCGAACTGGAGCGCCGGCTGGACATCGCGTACGCCGCGCGTACCCGGGCGGAACTGGCAGCGCTCGAGCGAGACCTGCCCGCACTCCGGAGCGAAACCCGCCCGGCGGTACCCGAGCCCTCGCCGGCCGCCTCCGTGCCGGTGGATCCGGCGCGACCCGTCCAGGAGCACGACCTCATCGTCTCGATCTGGGGAGCGACCGAGCGCAAGGGCAGTTGGGTTCCTCCCCGCCAGCTCACCGCCGTCACCGTGATGGGAGGTACGGATCTCGATTTTCGGCAGGCGGCGTTCGCGACCGAGACGGTCTCCGTCCGCCTCCTCGCGCTCATGGGAGGCGTGGACATCGTCGTCCCTCCGGGGGTCCGCGTCGAGTGGGGCGGCATCGCGCTCATGGGGGGCGTGACGATGCCCGAGCCCGTCACGCCGCCGGCCCGGGATGCGCCCGTCATCCGCCTCAGCGGTCTCGTCTGCATGGGAGGGGTCGACGTCGTCGAGCGACACCCGGGCGAGAGCGCGAGGGACGCGCGGAAGCGGATCAGAAAGGATCGCAAAGCCCGGCGGAGACTCGCTTCGGGCGACTAG
- the gcvH gene encoding glycine cleavage system protein GcvH → MSDIPEDLRYTPEHEYVRETDVDGEVLIGITDYAQGELGDVVYVELPAPGEEFGQMEAFGTVEAVKTVSELFCPAAGQIVAVNDALEADPGLVNSDPYGEGWMIRLELESPDDFNELLTSEQYATLVADADEV, encoded by the coding sequence ATGTCGGACATTCCGGAAGACCTCAGATACACGCCCGAGCACGAATACGTGCGGGAAACCGACGTCGACGGCGAGGTCTTGATCGGGATCACGGACTACGCTCAGGGCGAACTGGGCGATGTGGTCTACGTCGAACTCCCCGCGCCCGGCGAAGAGTTCGGGCAGATGGAAGCGTTCGGGACCGTCGAGGCCGTGAAGACCGTCTCCGAACTCTTCTGTCCCGCGGCGGGCCAGATCGTGGCGGTGAACGACGCGCTGGAGGCCGACCCCGGTCTCGTGAACAGCGATCCCTACGGTGAAGGATGGATGATCCGGCTCGAGCTGGAGTCGCCCGACGACTTCAACGAGCTACTCACCTCCGAACAGTACGCCACCCTCGTCGCCGATGCGGACGAGGTCTGA
- the gcvP gene encoding aminomethyl-transferring glycine dehydrogenase — MEPVGEFAGRHIGLAPSDVGPMLEATGAKSLSELVEETVPEPIRLGRDLDLPDAISERRLLDRAAELARLNRPFRSYLGLGYHGTLTPGVILRNIMENPGWYTQYTPYQAEISQGRLEALLNFQTMVIDLTGLPIANASLLDEGTAAAEAMLMLWGSKGSGDRNVFLVSEACHPQTVAVVRGRARPLGIQVRLFQHGDIAAHDPDDAFGALLQYPTTEGAVLDYRGLCDALHEHGAGVVVAADLLALALLVPPGEFGADIAVGNSQRFGVPMGYGGPHAAYLAATDAFKRKLPGRIIGVSVDADGNPALRMALQTREQHIRREKATSNICTAQVLLAIMAGMYAVYHGPEGIHAIATRVRKLTWTLAHGLDRLGHTIVHEQFFDTLQVIPSGFTSADILARARERGINLRDFEDGTVGIALDETVRGGDLEDLFAVFGGEDGPELRVGEVATDIPEPVYPAELARTSNYLEHAVFNRYRSETEMLRYIHRLETRDLSLNTSMIPLGSCTMKLNATSEMIPVTWPEFGSLHPFAPVDQAEGYRRLFDELERWLCEMSGLPACSLQPNSGAQGEYTGLLVIAARHEDQGEGARDVCLIPSSAHGTNPASAVMAGMKVVVVRCDENGNIDVEDLRAKAAKHADRLAATMITYPSTHGVFESAIREVTDIVHEHGGLVYLDGANLNAQVGLCRPGDYGADVIHINLHKTFAIPHGGGGPGMGPICVTDELAPYLPGHPLVDVGGDAAIPAVSAAPWGSASILLISWAYIAMLGRDGVRAATEAAVLNANYMASLLSEHFNVLYRGEHGRVAHEFILDLRPLRRGTGVTDEDVAKRLMDYGFHAPTMSFPVAGTIMIEPTESESKRELDRLVHALVSIREEIRRIAEGTLDAKDNPLKNAPHTAEMVTADAWDHAYTRREAAWPAPSTREWKFWPPVRRVNNAYGDRNLICACPPIESYEAEAADAAAG; from the coding sequence ATGGAGCCGGTCGGCGAGTTCGCCGGGCGCCACATAGGACTGGCGCCCTCTGACGTCGGTCCGATGCTGGAGGCGACCGGCGCGAAAAGCCTGAGCGAACTCGTCGAGGAAACCGTGCCCGAACCCATCCGCCTGGGTCGCGACCTCGACCTGCCGGACGCGATCAGCGAGAGAAGGCTGCTCGATCGCGCGGCCGAACTCGCGCGCCTCAATCGCCCTTTCCGTTCCTATCTCGGTCTGGGGTATCACGGGACCCTGACACCCGGCGTGATCCTCCGGAACATCATGGAGAACCCCGGCTGGTATACACAGTATACGCCCTATCAGGCCGAGATCTCGCAGGGGCGCCTCGAAGCCCTGCTCAACTTCCAGACGATGGTCATCGACCTCACGGGGCTTCCGATCGCGAACGCCTCGCTCCTGGACGAGGGAACTGCCGCCGCGGAGGCGATGCTCATGCTCTGGGGCAGCAAGGGGAGCGGCGACCGCAACGTCTTCCTCGTCTCCGAGGCCTGCCACCCCCAGACCGTCGCCGTCGTCCGCGGCCGCGCCCGGCCGCTCGGAATCCAGGTCCGGCTCTTCCAGCACGGCGACATCGCGGCGCACGATCCGGACGACGCCTTCGGCGCGCTCCTGCAGTACCCGACCACGGAAGGCGCGGTGCTCGACTATCGCGGTCTCTGCGACGCCCTTCACGAGCACGGGGCCGGAGTCGTGGTCGCGGCGGATCTCCTCGCCCTCGCCCTGCTCGTGCCGCCGGGCGAGTTCGGCGCGGACATCGCGGTCGGCAACTCCCAGCGGTTCGGCGTGCCCATGGGTTACGGCGGGCCGCATGCCGCCTACCTCGCGGCCACGGACGCGTTCAAGCGCAAGCTGCCTGGGCGGATCATCGGAGTCTCGGTCGACGCGGACGGGAACCCGGCCCTCCGAATGGCCCTGCAGACGCGCGAACAGCACATCCGTCGGGAGAAGGCGACCTCGAACATCTGCACCGCGCAGGTGCTGCTCGCGATCATGGCCGGGATGTACGCCGTGTATCACGGTCCGGAGGGCATCCACGCCATTGCGACCCGCGTCCGCAAGTTGACGTGGACCCTCGCTCACGGACTCGACCGGCTCGGGCACACGATCGTTCACGAGCAGTTCTTCGACACGCTGCAGGTCATTCCCTCGGGCTTCACTTCCGCCGACATTCTCGCCAGGGCACGCGAACGCGGCATCAACCTCCGCGACTTCGAGGATGGGACGGTCGGGATCGCCCTCGACGAGACGGTGCGGGGGGGGGATCTCGAGGACCTGTTCGCGGTGTTCGGCGGGGAGGACGGGCCGGAACTCCGCGTCGGAGAGGTCGCCACGGACATCCCGGAGCCCGTCTATCCCGCGGAACTCGCGCGTACCTCGAACTACCTCGAGCACGCGGTCTTCAACCGGTACCGTTCCGAGACCGAGATGCTGCGCTACATCCATCGGCTCGAAACGCGGGACCTGTCGCTGAACACGAGCATGATCCCGCTCGGATCCTGCACGATGAAGCTCAACGCGACATCGGAGATGATCCCCGTCACCTGGCCGGAGTTCGGGTCGCTGCACCCGTTCGCCCCCGTTGACCAGGCAGAGGGGTATCGGCGCCTGTTCGACGAACTGGAGCGGTGGCTGTGCGAGATGAGCGGGCTGCCCGCCTGCTCGCTGCAGCCGAACTCGGGGGCCCAGGGCGAATACACCGGCCTGCTCGTCATCGCGGCCCGACACGAGGACCAGGGCGAAGGAGCCCGGGACGTGTGCCTCATCCCGTCGTCGGCGCACGGGACGAACCCCGCGAGCGCGGTCATGGCCGGGATGAAGGTTGTCGTCGTCCGCTGCGACGAGAACGGGAACATCGATGTCGAGGATCTGCGCGCCAAGGCTGCGAAGCATGCTGACCGGCTCGCGGCGACGATGATCACCTATCCCTCCACCCACGGCGTGTTCGAGTCGGCCATCCGGGAGGTGACGGACATCGTCCACGAGCACGGCGGACTCGTGTACCTCGATGGCGCCAACCTCAACGCCCAGGTCGGCCTCTGCCGGCCCGGCGACTACGGCGCGGACGTCATCCACATCAACCTCCACAAGACGTTCGCCATTCCGCACGGGGGCGGCGGTCCCGGGATGGGTCCGATCTGCGTCACCGACGAACTTGCGCCCTACCTGCCGGGACACCCGCTCGTCGATGTCGGTGGCGACGCCGCGATCCCGGCTGTCTCGGCGGCGCCGTGGGGAAGCGCCTCGATTCTGCTCATCTCCTGGGCCTACATCGCCATGCTCGGCCGCGACGGCGTGCGCGCGGCGACCGAGGCGGCCGTCCTGAACGCGAACTACATGGCCAGCCTCCTCAGCGAGCACTTCAACGTCCTCTACCGTGGCGAGCACGGGCGGGTCGCGCACGAGTTCATCCTCGATCTGCGTCCGCTCAGGCGGGGGACAGGCGTGACGGACGAGGATGTCGCGAAGCGGCTCATGGACTACGGATTCCACGCGCCCACGATGTCCTTCCCCGTCGCGGGCACGATCATGATCGAGCCCACGGAGAGCGAGTCGAAGCGGGAACTGGACCGGCTGGTCCACGCCCTGGTCTCGATCCGCGAGGAGATTCGGAGGATCGCGGAGGGGACGCTGGATGCGAAGGACAATCCGCTGAAGAACGCGCCCCACACCGCGGAGATGGTGACAGCCGATGCATGGGATCACGCCTACACAAGGCGGGAAGCCGCTTGGCCGGCGCCTTCGACCCGGGAGTGGAAGTTCTGGCCGCCCGTGCGCCGCGTGAACAACGCGTACGGGGATCGAAACCTCATCTGCGCGTGTCCGCCGATCGAGAGCTACGAAGCCGAGGCTGCCGACGCAGCGGCGGGATAG
- a CDS encoding metal-dependent hydrolase, with translation MARLVFHGQSCYEIETADGTRILIDPFLTGNPVADVGPEHFTDRLDYLLLTHGHGDHIADAWDILEATNAQLIATYEIVSYAGEVQGHANAHPMHIGGAHEFPFGRVKLTVALHGGKIDAPGAEAYTTTPAGILLTVDGTRVYHAGDTGLTRDMELLNGEVDVALVPIGDNFTMGPEDAARAIGMIEPRIAVPNHYGTWELIDVDPARFVDAVGDTAEVVILEPGEALEL, from the coding sequence ATGGCACGACTCGTCTTTCACGGCCAGAGCTGCTACGAGATCGAAACGGCGGACGGCACGCGGATCCTCATCGACCCGTTTCTGACCGGGAACCCCGTGGCGGACGTCGGACCGGAGCACTTCACCGATCGCCTCGACTATCTCCTCCTCACGCACGGGCACGGCGACCACATCGCGGACGCCTGGGACATCCTCGAGGCGACGAACGCGCAGCTCATCGCCACGTACGAGATCGTGTCGTACGCCGGGGAGGTGCAGGGGCACGCGAACGCCCACCCCATGCACATCGGCGGCGCCCACGAGTTCCCGTTCGGGCGCGTCAAGCTCACCGTGGCCCTCCACGGCGGGAAGATCGACGCGCCGGGCGCGGAGGCGTACACGACGACGCCCGCCGGCATCCTCCTCACCGTGGACGGCACCCGCGTCTACCACGCCGGCGATACGGGGCTCACGCGCGACATGGAGCTGCTGAACGGTGAGGTTGATGTGGCGCTGGTGCCCATCGGCGACAACTTCACGATGGGCCCGGAAGACGCCGCGCGCGCGATAGGGATGATCGAACCCCGCATCGCCGTTCCGAACCACTACGGCACGTGGGAGTTGATCGACGTCGATCCGGCCCGCTTCGTGGACGCCGTCGGCGACACGGCCGAGGTCGTGATCCTTGAGCCCGGAGAGGCTCTGGAGTTGTGA
- a CDS encoding MotA/TolQ/ExbB proton channel family protein produces the protein MIASTLWLQETLTLGEGQSLNLVEIWDAGGWMMWPLGAALAIGILIILWKLVDLQLKGGKNKNVLREADEQIAAGHLDEALEVCTESGAPAGNVLSAGLSRYNEGTERATQAVENAGAIEVAGLEKGLVWLATLSNVAPLLGFLGTVIGMIMAFQAIEIAGEVEATLVAGGIKVALITTATGLTIAIPINIFHNYFVTKIDRLVIDMEESAQRLIDALHERAAG, from the coding sequence TTGATAGCGTCCACACTCTGGTTGCAGGAGACCCTGACGCTGGGTGAGGGTCAGTCGCTCAATCTGGTGGAGATCTGGGATGCCGGGGGTTGGATGATGTGGCCGCTGGGGGCCGCGCTCGCCATTGGGATCCTCATCATCCTCTGGAAGCTCGTCGACCTGCAGTTGAAGGGCGGCAAGAACAAGAATGTTCTCCGGGAAGCCGACGAACAGATCGCCGCTGGCCACCTCGATGAGGCGCTCGAAGTCTGCACCGAGTCCGGCGCTCCCGCGGGGAACGTTCTCAGCGCGGGGCTCTCGCGCTACAACGAAGGGACCGAGCGCGCGACGCAGGCGGTGGAGAATGCCGGCGCCATCGAAGTCGCGGGGCTCGAGAAGGGTCTCGTGTGGCTGGCGACGCTGTCGAACGTCGCTCCTCTCCTCGGCTTCCTCGGGACCGTGATCGGGATGATCATGGCCTTCCAGGCCATCGAGATCGCGGGCGAGGTGGAAGCCACGCTGGTCGCCGGCGGGATCAAGGTGGCGCTCATCACGACCGCCACCGGTCTGACGATCGCGATTCCGATCAACATCTTCCATAACTACTTCGTGACGAAGATCGACCGCCTCGTCATCGACATGGAAGAGAGTGCACAGCGTCTCATCGACGCGCTGCACGAGCGCGCGGCCGGCTAG